From the Lathyrus oleraceus cultivar Zhongwan6 chromosome 4, CAAS_Psat_ZW6_1.0, whole genome shotgun sequence genome, one window contains:
- the LOC127135768 gene encoding uncharacterized protein LOC127135768 produces the protein MDPIKYIFEKPAITGRISRWQMLLTEYDIQYVTQKAIKWSVLFDYLAHLPVEGYQPLRFDFPDEEIMFIRDFTIPGFEVSLEEGPEPGSRWALVFDGASNARGHGIGVVITSSTGFHLPFTARLCFDYTNNMAEYEACIYGLEATIGLRIKILKVFGDSALVISQVKGDWETQDSKLIPYKEHIRKLIPYFDEISFNHFFREENQLADALATLASMFKVKWKNEAPSIQIDHLDEPTHCLAIEADPDDKPWFYDIKTFMEKQQ, from the coding sequence atggatccaataaagtatatatTCGAAAAGCCTGCTATTACTGGTAGAATCTCCCGGTGGCAAATGTTGTTAACCGAGTACGATATACAGTATGTGACCCAGAAAGCAATAAAATGGAGTGTTCTGTTTGACTATCTCGCTCACCTGCCTGTCGAAGGTTACCAACcgttgaggtttgactttccagatgaagAAATCATGTTTATCAGAGACTTCACTATCCCAGGCTTCGAGGTAAGCCTTGAGGAAGGCCCCGAACCAGGATCGCGATGGGCGCTTGTATTCGACGGTGCTTCCAATGCTCGAGGTCATGGCATAGGTGTTGTTATCACTTCTTCAACTGGTTTCCACCTGCCCTTTACTGCTAGATTGTGTTTTGATTACACtaacaacatggcagaatatgaagcatgtatttaCGGTTTAGAGGCGACAATTGGTTTGAGAATCAAGATTCTTAAGGTATTCGgtgattcagctctggtaatcagtCAGGTGAAAGGCGATTGGGAGACTCAGGATAGCAAGTTGATACCTTATAAAGAGCATATCAGAAAATTGATACCCTATTTTGATGAAATCTCCTTTAACCATTTCTTTAGGGAAGAAAATCAGTTAGCAGATGCTCTAGCCACGCTGgcatctatgttcaaagtcaaatggaagaatgaagcaccatcCATCCAGATTGACCACTTAGATGAACCAACACATTGTCTAGCAATTGAGGCCGATCCCGACGATAAGCCTTGGTTTTATGACATAAAAACATTTATGGAGAAACAACAATAG
- the LOC127135767 gene encoding uncharacterized protein LOC127135767 produces MNPERKSIHNYKFVEPQLAVLRELGARLDLTHKDTFKEAYGNLLGILNTEVNITAVHTLVQFYDPPLRCFTFQDYQLASTLEEYSHILGIRIKNQVPYICTKELPKYQDLAEALHMGKKEIELNLKPKGGIHDFTSKFLVDKAIAFAEAGSWTTFNTNLALLIYGIVLFPNMEKFVDFAAIHIFLTQNLIPTLLADTYYSIHVRTQKKKGIIVCCTPLLHRWFISHLPSKGPFVENKDNLKWSQRIMSLKAEDIPWYS; encoded by the coding sequence ATGAATCCCGAGAGAAAGAGCATCCACAATTACAAGTTTGTGGAACCTCAGTTGGCCGTATTGAGGGAACTTGGGGCACGTTTAGATCTGACACACAAAGACACCTTCAAGGAAGCTTATGGTAACCTTTTGGGTATTCTGAACACCGAGGTCAACATCACCGCTGTGCACACCTTGGTGCAATTCTACGATCCACCACTAAGATGCTTTACTTTCCAAGATTACCAACTAGCGTCGACATTGGAGGAGTACTCTCATATTCTGGGTATTAGGATTAAGAACCAAGTGCCCTACATCTGCACTAAGGAACTTCCTAAATATCAGGATCTTGCTGAAGCTCTGCATATGGGAAAGAAGGAAATAGAGTTGAACCTGAAGCCAAAGGGTGGAATTCACGACTTCACCTCTAAGTTTCTCGTAGACAAAGCTATCGCCTTCGCTGAAGCTGGGAGTTGGACGACCTTCAACACCAATCTAGCTTTACTTATCTATGGGATTGTATTGTTTCCGAATATGGAGAAGTTCGTAGACTTTGCTGCTATTCACATCTTCTTGACTCAGAATCTGATTCCCACTCTTCTTGCTGATACTTACTATTCCATCCATGTGAGGACCCAAAAGAAGAAAGGGATTATCGTCTGTTGTACCCCTTTGCTGCATAGATGGTTTATTTCGCATCTACCCAGTAAAGGCCCTTTCGTTGAGAACAAAGATAACTTGAAGTGGTCCCAGCGGATCATGTCCTTAAAAGCCGAAGACATTCCTTGGTATTCTTAA